ATATACAAGTGGACCTTATAAAAGTCAATGTTAGCCCCacaaatataattatagtaaCTGTATCTAGTAATCTATCTAAAACAGTAGGCAGTAGGTTATAAGAACTCATATCTATTGTAAAAATTGGTTACTTAGAATAGGACTTAGCAAAGCTTGAGGCATGTTACACTGTTTTTACGGATATTTTGCTTACacgataataaataaaattaggcATATCTTTCAATTATAAATTGGGAACATAACTAGCAGAAAATTCAAGAAAGAAACCTAGCAtataggaggaagaagaagatttaGAAAGTTGTTCATGAAAGTGTGCCTTTAACTCTCTAAAGACGATGTTTATATAGCCGTTGCTCTAACGGCTAGTTAACAACTATATAACGGCTAGTTTGACTCTattaaatactttaaaagttACTAAATAGTAAGTAAATATAAATaacttttgaaagagaaaaaagtTTTTAAACTAAGATGGACATTATCTCTTGAGATACCactaatttttcaacaattacTGAGCTAAGTAGTCTCAACATGCATAGTCAAACTTCAGTAATGTTTTACATCTCTTTATTTTTCTCGAATAATAGATAATGTAGGACTTGTATTCTATGGGTAGTACACACAACCAGGGCGGAGCTCAGCGCTAGAAATTTATACCGAGCAGATAGATTAAATATTTTATACTTTATACAAATATATTAAATATAACATTGTTAGATAATATTCACATAACAATTTCTATATACTTTATTTATAccataataattttatattattattaatcCATTTTATAACTTCTATAATTAGCTTGTGGACCAAATAATTTCTATGGATGCCTATAAGTAGTCAGACTGTGTTCCCAATTATGTTAAATCTCACACCATTTCTTCTCGTTTATCCATTCACTCTTCTGTCGGCcttcaattatccaattctatAGATGTTTTGGAGCTAACTTTTATTCTTTTTAGCTCTGGGAAAAACACTCTTGACTATTCAATACAGTAATTCTCAGAAAACTCGATCATTTCTTCTGGTTGAAGCTATGAATTGATGATCAGAAGCTGTTGATTCTTACAGTTCTGCTGAAGATTAAGAGCTCTCTAGAGAACTTTATAACTCAGGTGTgatatatattattattggatGTAAGTAAATTATTTGATTGGGCACAAAGTTAAAAAAAGGAATGAAGGTTTTTCAAATTTGCGGTCTTAAACATGTTTTactatttgtgtggttataaaaacttatcattaattataaaattggaagtttaatttatttatttttaaatttatattaatCGTTCCTTTTGGAATAGACTAAAAACGAAATAGTTGCTTGAAACTAGAGAGGAGGGAGTGCATATCATTTCTATTTTGTGTAATGTTTATCACTTAACTATGGTTAATTAATTTGTATCCATGTATGATTTCTTCCAGTATGATCTTTGTGTTTGTCTGTGTATAAGTCACCAATTGTAAAAAGGAAGCTACTACTAAGTGTTTCGCCAAAGTACAGGAGCAGTTACTCTTTTATAAAACTGAAGTAGTGGATTATAATCTAATCATTGTGCAATAGATTTCAAATTAGGCAAAATGAGCTCTCTACAGGGGCCTATTGTTTGCCCTGTGGTTTGCGGAAAGCGAACAGGTCCTGTCAATTCATCTATAGTAAAGGCTAAGATGCTGAGGAGTGAGTTCTGGGGATTCAATGGGATATCTAGCCGTGTGGCTCGTCTACCACGATCACGCGTAAGCAAGTTGATTGGTTGCAGTTTCAGTTCATCATCAAATGGCAATGGTAGCATGGCCGAGAATTTTAATGAAAGCGATGCTGATTATGTGAATTCTAGCGTGGTTGAAGCTGGTATGCTAATTTTGTTGTTCAGGGCGATATGTCTGCTGTGTTTTGACATTTTGTTTGCTGTATAGTGGTGTGTTGTTTGTTTTTGTACAAGTGGAGTAAACTATTTCTTCACTTAACATTGATGGAAAAGAGAGGATCTTGCTGAAGTTTATTTTATAAGTAAGGCAGTGAAAACCATTGATGAAAACCTTCTAACTTTTTTCGGGAAATGGTTTTCCATGATATGATGAAGTAATATTTCCTGAAAAATTTTCCCTATCTTTTCTGCTAGATTTCTGTAATAGTACTGTTTTGCTAAATTTGCAAGACAGTCAATCTTTCAACATTTAATGGATCAACGAAGCACGCTGCCAAGTCTCAACACATGTCAAAGTAAAAGTGTGGTACATTTTTTGTGATGACTTTCCTATTATCCTGTGTAGTTGAAGTGCGAAGTGGGAAAGATGGTTTCTTGATCAAGATGAGAGATGGAAGACATTTGAAATGCGTCCCCAGCAATCCACAGTGCGGTCATATACCTGATTATGCTCCACAACCAGCGATCGTACTAAGGATGGAGGATGGAACTGGGCTGCTTCTTCCTATAATTGTTTGTATGTTCATAATTCACTTATTGTTTAGTGAGGGCACATTTTCTTGGGAGTGTTTTCGATATAAGGCTGCCTAATGTTGTGTCTCCTTTTTATACAACAGTGGAGATGCCAAGTGTGCTGCTCATGGCAGCTATACGTAATGTCCAACTTGTACGTCTTCTGTTTCATATTGATTCTGATAAGGCCATTCAGTTACAGTAAGCATTGTTTTTATGCTGTTACTAAAAGGTACAAATATTGGCTCCATTTCAGGCCAGACCAACAATGTATCAAGTTTTAAAGGAAATGGTCGAGAAGATGGGTTATGTAGTAAGTTTGTTGTTTGTACGCTTACCAATTACTGCCATATCCTTTCAAGTTTAATCTGACAGGTTGTAATTTGAAGGTTAAACTTGTTCGAGTTACCAAGAGAGTGCACGAGGCATATTTTGCCCAGTTATACCTAACCAGGGTATGTATAAAATATACTAGTTGCAAATGTGACCCAAAtgcatgtatatattttgtactatGCAACTTTACGGACTTTCATGTGCTTGTGGTAACAGTTGGACAATAATGCTGAGAGTATTAGCTTTGATCTTCGTCCTTCTGATGCAATCAACATTGCTGTGCAATGCAAGGTATATTAGTTGGAATGTAATGCATTTTTTGACATATTTGATGGTAATGGACATTATTATTCCCAAGTTCTTACATGTTGTAGGCAGTCTCTGTGCATATGAATTTCTTCATTTGCAAGAGATAAATTGCTAATGgaattgaaaaatccttttccACTTTTTCTAAGCTCATCTATCTCAATAATTTTATcctttatttctcatttttcctCATCTATCTCAATAACTTTAGCTTCTAATctcgaaaaataaaagaagcatgTAGGATGAAAATATTACCCAATTACATGCACAATGCAGTTGCTAACAATCCCCTTTAAACCACAAACTGAAATTCCATTTACAATTTGGTGACTGTAGCTCGGTGGAATTACAATTTTTAACCAAAGAGAGTGAAGTATCAGGACTTATGTGTTTTCTAATTTTCCTAGGTGCCAATACAAGTCAATAAAAGCTTGGCGTATAGTGATGGCATGAGGATTCTTGAATCTGCAAAGCTTGCACTGCACACTGCCGCTTCAGATGGCCTATTGTTCAGTCAGCTTGACAGGTAAGTTGATATTCTTCAAAAATATTGGTCCAAATAAGTTGCATTTGGTACTTCAGTAGTCATCTATTGATTCTCCTGAATCTGTGTGCCAAACATGATTGGATCTAATATGGTGCATATCTTTTGTTTCTAGTATATAAGTGAAAAACAGTAGTTTGAAAATTCAAAACTAGCTGAAGCTCTAATATAACCTGATATGTCTGCATTCAGATATGAGAATGACGCCTTAGATATGCCTTTTTTGAACGAAATATAGTTCTAACTTGCATTATCCATTCAGACCCACTGGACACCCATCCATTG
This DNA window, taken from Nicotiana tabacum cultivar K326 chromosome 15, ASM71507v2, whole genome shotgun sequence, encodes the following:
- the LOC107799725 gene encoding bifunctional nuclease 1 — translated: MSSLQGPIVCPVVCGKRTGPVNSSIVKAKMLRSEFWGFNGISSRVARLPRSRVSKLIGCSFSSSSNGNGSMAENFNESDADYVNSSVVEAVEVRSGKDGFLIKMRDGRHLKCVPSNPQCGHIPDYAPQPAIVLRMEDGTGLLLPIIVLEMPSVLLMAAIRNVQLARPTMYQVLKEMVEKMGYVVKLVRVTKRVHEAYFAQLYLTRLDNNAESISFDLRPSDAINIAVQCKVPIQVNKSLAYSDGMRILESAKLALHTAASDGLLFSQLDRPTGHPSIEAKEFILVRNMLVAAVEERYTDAALWRDQLMQLRSEKNWT